The window GGGGTACAAACCCCGCCGGGCTTTTTCTAAAATCCGCGTGGAGATATCAGTCCCGATAATATCCCATTGCCGGGATCTCAAATACTCCGCCAATAGCATCGCCAGCGTGTAAGCTTCCTCGCCGCTAGAGCTGGCCGCGCTCCAAACCCGAAACGGCTTGGCCGCGGAGTGCTGCGGCAAAATCTTTTCAACCACATAATCGAAATGCTTGGATTCGCGGAAAAAATAGGTTTCATTGGTGGTTAGCAAATCGATAGCCATCGTCGTTTCATTTTCGAATCCCGGCTTACCGAATTGCCGAAAATACTCGCCATAGCTATCGATGCCATGATGACGCAAACGCTTCTCCAAACGTCCCATCACCATGGCCTGCTTACTATCGTTTAAGACAATACCAGCGTGCTTGTAAAGATAGTCTCTGATCCAGGCAAACTCTTGCTTATGCAATATCGGCGCGCCGACACGATGGATTGACGACACTCTATACTCCTATTTGTAGCGTATACACATCAACTCTCCCAATAATACGGCTGCTTGTACTTAAAACCGCTCGAAGTGATTAAGATCGAATTCCGGTTCGTTGTTTTCGTGGAATTTCGGTTTTTTTGTGTACAGGGTTTTTTTCGTGGTTTGCCGACGATTCGAGTACGCAACTCTCTGGCTTGGCGATTGCTCGCCCGTCATCCTAAAAAAGCTCATCAAAAGTTGTAATTGTTCGGATTGTCCGGTCATTTCTTCGGCTGTTGCCGCCAATTCTTCGCTTGCAGAGGCATTTTGCTGTGTCAGCTGACTCATCTGACTCATAGCGGTGTTAATCTGACCTGCACCTGCCGATTGCTCCTGAGACGCGGCGGCGATTTCCTGCACTAAATCAGAGGTTTTGGCGATACTCGGTACGATCGCATCCAGCAGCTTGCCGGCGCTTTCAGCCGTC of the Methylomonas sp. MK1 genome contains:
- a CDS encoding CheR family methyltransferase, which codes for MSSIHRVGAPILHKQEFAWIRDYLYKHAGIVLNDSKQAMVMGRLEKRLRHHGIDSYGEYFRQFGKPGFENETTMAIDLLTTNETYFFRESKHFDYVVEKILPQHSAAKPFRVWSAASSSGEEAYTLAMLLAEYLRSRQWDIIGTDISTRILEKARRGLYPSNAAEKIPQILLKKYCLKGTGQYDGFLLVAPELRSRVKFEYANLIGTLPDLGSFDVIFLRNVMIYFDIETKQRLLDKIVKYLRPGGYFFISHSESLSGMKTELQTIMPSVYRKALD